The DNA segment TTTAGCCTATTATCAGTTACAAGCTCAACAAACTCAGCCAGCAAGCTCTTTTTCTCATTCGCTTCATCGGAGCGCTTCAAACCTTCAACAAGTAAGAATGGCATAAACTCTAGCGGAGCTACAGACCTCGCCCTCTCCAGCGCTGCCGTTGAAAGATCTTTATTACCGTACAAGCTATATATCAGGGATGCATTAGCAAGCGCTGTGGTCAACAAATACTTCTGATCTGGCTCGTTAATCGACTGAATTTGTTCAATTAAATCTTCACTCAAAGAGATCGCTGCAGATCTGTATTCCTGCACCTTCATCCTTGCATACGCAACTTGAAGATTAAGCTTGGCGCTTACTACGAGAGCTCTATCCGGACCAACCAATGCAGTCTGAAGCTTATTCAGCGCTGACTGATAATTTTTCAGCGCTAGATAAGCGCCTCCAGCTTGCAAACTACAGAGCTGTCGAATTCTTTCATCTACCGTTTCAGCTTCAATAAGCTCATACTGGTCAATCGCATCATTAAAATCGCCACTATAGAACAGCGAGCTTGCATAATCAATACGCTTTGACTCAACCAATTCCTCAACATCTGCAGCAAAAACTTCAGCAAAGTATTTTTTTGCTTTAACGTAATCTTTGGCAGAAAATGCCTCGCTTGCGATAGTGAGTGCTGACGGCTCTGAGTCTTCAAGCTGTTTTATCCAGCGCTCTGAAAGTGCCCCATCAATTACTCGATTCTTTATTACAATGCCAAGTGCTCTATCTGATTTTGCAATGCCAGCTAAATATAGTTTACCTTTAACGCGGTCATCAGCAAAGTTGCCACGATCATATCGTATCGACATGATAGCATTACGTATGCTCGCGTCGCCCTCCACCAATGCCCTGATATGATCAACAGGGGCTCGGTCATGCTCCTGATAATAGAGCCGATCTACAATCTCATCAACCAGCAAAGGAGTTGCGTCTTTTCCTGCAGCAATCTCCAGCTCAACCTCAGAGCATATATCCCACGAAATTCTAGGGTTGCCGTCCGTCCACCAATAGATTCGATCGGAAACAGATGAGCCAACTTTAAGCTTGGCACGGCTAACAAATTCATCAAACTCTGAGCGAGTAAAATCCTCTAGATAGATCTTCTCACCTATATTAAATGGCGAAATATTCTTATCTTTAATCAAGTCGCCTGGCTCAGCGACGCCTGACAAAACGTAGGTTAAATTATTATATATTTCATGATTCCCTCGAGAGAAATACATGCTCCTAACTTGTGCCAAAATCGAATCAGAGTATGTGCAGCCTATTAGTGAGTCAATCTCATCCAGAATAATAACAATCTTTTTGTTAGCGGACTTGAGCAACAACCGCAAATGCCTATCGTATTCTACACTGTCCTCCAGCTCATCCCCTCGCCTTTGGCCATCTATGACTTTAGCGGCAGATTCAAATAACTCAGGACTCATCTCCAGTATAGTGTCTATTATATTCCTGAAAAACTTTCTTGCGGTCTCAAACCTATTTGATAAATCGAAATAGACCACCAAATCCATGGAGCGGTTTCGCTTCATATTTAAAAGCAGGTTTGTCTTACCCATCTGACGGGACACCAGAATGTAACCGGGGCGTCCCATCTCATCGATCACAGTTTTAAGCTGGCGATCTGCTGATCGTTCAACATATAGATGTGCCGGAATAATGGTAGCAGGCGCAAGGACTCGAGCAGTCATGTTACAACATCTCTCTTAACGTTTCCCAACAGCTCCCGCAAAGGCGCAGAACCACCGATTTCGTTTCGCGTACTCCTAAAAAGCATTTTTACAAATCGTGGTGAACCGTTACAACTTGATACAATAAGACCTACGTCCTCTGGACTAAAACCAGTACTTAGATTGGTATTTATCATTGATATCAGCGTGGTTATGTCAGTATCTCTCCAAGCGCCAAACCCAATAAATTGTATTTTTTCATACAGCTTAGCAGTGCACTCTTTCAAATCTTTCGTAGGATCTTTAATAGACGAGAAAAGCCATATCACACGACAATTGTCATGAATGCTTTCACATTCCAAAGTCATTCTATAACAATAATCGATGAACTTATTATACTCTGCACCGCTAGCAAGTGGTATTTCTTCGACTAGTAATGCTAACGCTTGATTATTTGCAAGGCTGGCAATAGCTTTTTTGAACGCTTTCACCAGATCACTATCTGTAAGACCTCTCGGCAGCACTTTATCTACACCTGCACTCTCGTTTAGAGCGTTACAGATTTCGCGCATAAGATCTGCCGCCGTCACATCACGAAAGCTATCTAATATTAGGTGATGGAACTTCCATTTTTCTTTAGTAATCAACCGCTTCAGCGCAGCCGTTTTTCCGACACCTGGTGGCCCACTCAGCCAAATATTAGAGGCGTTTGCTGCAGCAGCAATTACCTGATCCTCAGCGCGCGGCACATAGAATTTTTCCACTCTTGTACTATAAGCATCAAATAATATATCTGAAGCGCTAAAGTTATTCGGATTGAACCCAGACAGACTAGAATCGGGAGTCCACTGCGAGATGAAGTCCCGCAGGATTTTAAACCTCAAATCCTCGGCATTATCGGGCTTTGTTATATTTATATGCCCATACTCTATCAGCGTATCAGTCGTTTGATCTCCAACATAGGGTGACGAACTTTCCCGCGAAACAACAGAATCACTACCGGCAATAACACTGCGGACCTTTATCGAGGAGGCGACATCTAAAGCAACCCACTCACCATTCATCGAGGTCAGCAAGTCTGCTTTAACTGAAAGCTGTTTAAGGTGAGGGTGTCGCCACGAAAATCTCGACGCAAGATTTGCCAACCCGGCACCTGCTAATGGAGAGGCGTACAACAACAAGCCCGTAACATAGTGGTCTCTTTTGAATTTCATAGACTCTAGTATGTAGTGCCTGGCGATTACACCGCCCAAACTATGAGCCACTATGAGGATATTTTTGCCTTTATGCTTGGATGCAATAAACGTCTTCAGGCCTTCGGAAATCTCTTGAATGCTTGACATTTTTTTGCCAAACGGCCCACGCCATAGCTGAGTTGGATACTGATAACAATCATAACCAATATGGTCCAAATCGCGATACCCTATGAGTACCTTCAGCATTTGGTCCCAAGTTCCACTTGAGCCAGACAACCCATGGATAAAGATAATTACATCGTTCCCTCTGGTACTCCGAGTGGTTTGCAATTCAGTTTTCCTTGCCAATTGCGACATCTCTTTATTTTTTCGGGCGCGATCCGCATGTACCTTTGTACAATAATGACAGATGCATTCTTACATTCTGTATCGTATTTAGCATCAACCAAGTCCTCAAATCAAGCATGTGATGGCATGGTGCCGGTAGGTTTTGCTTTGATTCCGAACCGAGGACATCGATGCGCCTCTAGACGTCCATGGGTAATGGGTCTCTAACTGCAGTACCACGCAGATCCGAGCTCACGAAAGATGGGGTGTGATTCCTCTACCTCATTCGCACCCGCCGCCGAAATTATCCAAATAGACGCAGACCAAAACCTATCAACAAAATCGTAGGGCTGCATACAGCCATGGGGCCAATCAGATTGAGCCCGGCAGTGAGACATGCCAATAGAGCCGGCTAGAACTTTGACCTCGTACGTGTTGACCGCTTGGAACTGCATCTCGGCGAGATAGCGCAGACACTCGACCTCCTAAGCATGCATGCCGTCAATTTTCGTCGTGGAAGCGCTTGTCGCCGACGGTCTTGCCACCGTCGACAATAAGATTTTGTCCGCTGATTTCTCGATTCCCTCCAGCGCCAAGTGCGCCAAGGCTTCCTGCTGCAGGTGCTGATTTTTTATGTGGTTGTCAGTAGCCGTGTGGCGCGGCGAAGAACTGCAGGATCTGCAGCAGCCCATTGATCAGCTCGCCAACAACCTTGGCCCCGGTGATGTGGACCTGAACACTCTGCGCCTGGAAGCGCTCGTGCAGCGTCTCAAGTCATGGCGAAAGCCATTTAGTCATGGGGCTAGCCATCAGGCGTATGCTCCAGCAGCGGCACGTAGAGGATGCTCGTCCGCTGGTTGAAGGCAACCAGCTGACCGATTTCGTTGGAGCGCTCCGCCGTATGCGAGCTGTGCCTGTCACTGATGGCCGCGCTGCTGTGGGATCTCGGTGGCCGGGCCGCTGCCCAATGCTCTCGATCTGCCAATCCGTCGCAACCGCTACGCTGCCGGCCGCAATGAAACCTCTCAAGGCTGTGAACACAGGTCGCCTGCTGGACCTGTCCGTAACCCCGAATAACAACCCCTACACCGATCCGCCGCCTCTGTTGCCGAAGATCGACTACATAAACCACCAGCAGCAGGGTTGGCCAGAGA comes from the Pseudomonas urmiensis genome and includes:
- a CDS encoding AAA-like domain-containing protein, which gives rise to MTARVLAPATIIPAHLYVERSADRQLKTVIDEMGRPGYILVSRQMGKTNLLLNMKRNRSMDLVVYFDLSNRFETARKFFRNIIDTILEMSPELFESAAKVIDGQRRGDELEDSVEYDRHLRLLLKSANKKIVIILDEIDSLIGCTYSDSILAQVRSMYFSRGNHEIYNNLTYVLSGVAEPGDLIKDKNISPFNIGEKIYLEDFTRSEFDEFVSRAKLKVGSSVSDRIYWWTDGNPRISWDICSEVELEIAAGKDATPLLVDEIVDRLYYQEHDRAPVDHIRALVEGDASIRNAIMSIRYDRGNFADDRVKGKLYLAGIAKSDRALGIVIKNRVIDGALSERWIKQLEDSEPSALTIASEAFSAKDYVKAKKYFAEVFAADVEELVESKRIDYASSLFYSGDFNDAIDQYELIEAETVDERIRQLCSLQAGGAYLALKNYQSALNKLQTALVGPDRALVVSAKLNLQVAYARMKVQEYRSAAISLSEDLIEQIQSINEPDQKYLLTTALANASLIYSLYGNKDLSTAALERARSVAPLEFMPFLLVEGLKRSDEANEKKSLLAEFVELVTDNRLKLISDAQSPLGLTKLVLSLAVVGLATYADDQFDSFVRVIKDKYYQPTSSIVSILIDLAEAVETEDNSPGAVLLLRAESTYLTSDVPEFERIRLYRHLANSQSNVSAGSWGMKFLRTLNAHCPPDLLGEQDAIVAANFMVGRFSSKRSELAECFELWRRFEDTASEKWPEWGMLFLYLQMQCALDVKNVEDSSLFASKIISVSEKLEMKGKAFEALAPFLNGANDHLRSIKSVQLKNFKRNDKVVVKYKDADPIVSKFKNVEGDLRSGLCTLIGRS
- a CDS encoding alpha/beta fold hydrolase, whose translation is MSQLARKTELQTTRSTRGNDVIIFIHGLSGSSGTWDQMLKVLIGYRDLDHIGYDCYQYPTQLWRGPFGKKMSSIQEISEGLKTFIASKHKGKNILIVAHSLGGVIARHYILESMKFKRDHYVTGLLLYASPLAGAGLANLASRFSWRHPHLKQLSVKADLLTSMNGEWVALDVASSIKVRSVIAGSDSVVSRESSSPYVGDQTTDTLIEYGHINITKPDNAEDLRFKILRDFISQWTPDSSLSGFNPNNFSASDILFDAYSTRVEKFYVPRAEDQVIAAAANASNIWLSGPPGVGKTAALKRLITKEKWKFHHLILDSFRDVTAADLMREICNALNESAGVDKVLPRGLTDSDLVKAFKKAIASLANNQALALLVEEIPLASGAEYNKFIDYCYRMTLECESIHDNCRVIWLFSSIKDPTKDLKECTAKLYEKIQFIGFGAWRDTDITTLISMINTNLSTGFSPEDVGLIVSSCNGSPRFVKMLFRSTRNEIGGSAPLRELLGNVKRDVVT